Proteins encoded together in one Cicer arietinum cultivar CDC Frontier isolate Library 1 chromosome 4, Cicar.CDCFrontier_v2.0, whole genome shotgun sequence window:
- the LOC101490160 gene encoding large ribosomal subunit protein uL3z, with the protein MSHRKFEHPRHGSLGFLPRKRAARHRGKVKAFPKDDPTKAPKLTAFLGYKAGMTHIVREVEKPGSKLHKKETCEPVTIIETPPMIVVGVVGYVKTPRGLRTLNTVWTQHLSEEIKRRFYKNWCKSKKKAFTKYSKQYETDEGKKNIQTQLEKLKKYATVIRVLAHTQIKKMKGLKQKKAHIMEIQVNGGTIAQKVDFAYSFFEKQVPIDAVFQKDEMIDIIGVTKGKGYEGVVTRWGVTRLPRKTHRGLRKVACIGAWHPARVSFTVARAGQNGYHHRTELNKKIYKLGKSGEETHDAQTDYDRTEKDITPMGGFPHYGVVKEDYLMIKGGVVGPKKRVITLRQSLLKQTSRNALEDIKLKFIDTSSKFGHGRFQTTQEKQKFYGRLKA; encoded by the exons ATGTCTCACAGGAAGTTCGAGCACCCAAGGCACGGATCATTGGGATTTCTCCCAAGGAAGCGTGCTGCTCGTCACAGAGGAAAAg TGAAGGCATTCCCTAAGGATGACCCAACAAAGGCACCCAAGCTTACTGCCTTCTTGGGTTACAAGGCTGGTATGACACACATTGTCAGAGAAGTCGAGAAACCAGGATCCA AGCTTCACAAGAAGGAGACCTGTGAGCCAGTTACGATCATTGAGACCCCTCCAATGATTGTTGTTGGTGTTGTTGGTTATGTGAAAACTCCCCGCGGTCTTCGAACTTTGAATACTGTTTGGACTCAGCATTTGAGTGAAGAAATCAAGCGTAGGTTCTACAAGAATTGGTGCAAGTCCAAGAAGAAGGCTTTCACTAAGTATTCAAAGCAGTATGAAACTGATGAAGGAAAGAAGAACATTCAGACCCAGCTTGAGAAACTGAAGAAGTATGCAACTGTTATCCGTGTTCTGGCTCACACTCAG ATCAAGAAGATGAAGGGATTGAAGCAGAAGAAAGCCCACATTATGGAGATTCAGGTTAATGGTGGTACTATTGCTCAGAAGGTGGACTTTGCTTACAGCTTTTTTGAGAAACAGGTTCCTATTGATGCTGTTTTCCAGAAGGATGAAATGATTGACATCATTGGAGTCACCAAAGGTAAGGGTTATGAAGGTGTTGTGACTCGTTGGGGTGTTACACGTCTTCCCCGTAAGACTCACAGGGGTTTGAGGAAGGTGGCATGTATTGGTGCATGGCATCCTGCTAGGGTTTCTTTCACTGTTGCCAGAGCTGGTCAGAATGGATACCATCACCGTACTGAGCTGAACAAGAAAATTTACAAGCTTGGCAAGTCTGGAGAAGAGACCCATGATGCCCAAACTGATTATGATAG GACTGAGAAAGACATCACCCCAATGGGTGGATTCCCCCACTATGGTGTTGTGAAGGAGGATTATCTGATGATCAAGGGAGGTGTTGTTGGTCCCAAGAAAAGGGTTATTACTTTGCGTCAGTCTCTACTCAAGCAGACTTCTCGCAATGCTTTGGAGGATATCAAACTTAAGTTTATCGATACCTCTTCAAAGTTTGGGCATGGTCGCTTCCAGACAACACAAGAGAAACAGAAGTTCTATGGACGCCTCAAAGCTTAG
- the LOC101490484 gene encoding uncharacterized protein, whose translation MSLPIFFLFVITSLFKLSHSTTILVDGSSKWNNPTVHIGDSIIFKPKQHYNLCIFKNQKAFNLCNFIEANLLTDPNNTSYTWHPSRVGVFYFTFYNDSLKSCQDSQKLAIKVISSRTKGAAAAPAPSSGGDVPYSPSFPWPFRPHQVVSPGPAPTPEASSPITVPLVPFKGGGGGNGGMPFINSNPAVPLPTGEVDSATIRPIPTSGSANRGQVMIGSFGFHIGVHIMALLLL comes from the exons ATGTCTCTtccaattttctttttatttgttataactTCACTGTTTAAACTTTCACATTCCACCACAATTCTAGTAGATGGATCTTCAAAGTGGAACAACCCCACTGTTCACATTGGTGATTCAATCA TTTTCAAACCCAAACAACACTACAACCTCTGCATTTTCAAAAACCAGAAAGCCTTCAATCTCTGCAATTTCATTGAAGCCAATCTTCTCACAGATCCAAACAATACCTCCTACACG TGGCACCCTTCTCGTGTTGGTGTCTTCTACTTCACCTTCTACAACGACTCACTCAAATCTTGCCAAGATTCTCAAAAACTAGCCATAAAGGTTATTAGTTCAAGAACAAAAGGTGCAGCAGCAGCACCAGCTCCTTCTTCTGGTGGAGATGTACCATATTCACCTTCATTTCCATGGCCTTTTCGTCCTCACCAAGTTGTTTCACCAGGTCCAGCACCAACACCAGAAGCAAGTTCACCTATAACAGTTCCATTGGTACCATTTaaaggtggtggtggtggtaatGGTGGCATGCCGTTTATTAACAGTAACCCTGCAGTTCCTCTGCCTACTGGTGAAGTTGATTCTGCTACCATACGACCCATTCCCACTTCTGGGTCTGCCAATCGAGGACAG GTGATGATTGGATCATTTGGATTTCATATTGGTGTGCACATTATGGCTTTACTGCTGCTGTAA
- the LOC101490808 gene encoding G-box-binding factor 4-like isoform X1, with protein sequence MKAAGGMAKMECQQQRKDETFLENRFPIGTGGERTLGFSVCSFYSLRHKKPISHKSTQSNIPNFKNPNYFTIHFLSMASSKLMASSNSINSDPPSSPSSKSQFTTTNFLDNSTLLDSQISLADAVSTPRTVDDVWREIVAGDRRDCKEEIPDEMMTLEDFLVKAGAVDDEDDGDDVKMTIPLTETLSGSGMFAVDPTFQGIESVEGSVIGFGNGVEVVEGARGKRGRPVLEQLDKAAQQRQRRMIKNRESAARSRERKQAYQVELESLAVKLEEENDKLLKEKAERTKERFKQLMEKVIPVVEQRKPPRLLRRIRSWQW encoded by the exons ATGAAGGCTGCCGGCGGCATGGCAAAGATGGAGTGTCAGCAACAAAGGAAAGATGAAACATTT TTAGAGAATCGGTTTCCAATTGGTACAGGTGGCGAGAGGACATTGGGATTTTCAGTCTGCAGCTTCTACTCTCTGAGACACAAGAAGCCAATTTCACACAAATCCACACAATCCAACATTCCCAatttcaaaaaccctaattacttCACAATTCACTTTCTATCTATGGCTTCTTCAAAATTGATGGCTTCTTCCAATTCAATAAATTCTGATCCAccttcttctccttcttccAAATCCCAATTCACCACCACCAATTTCCTCGACAATTCCACCCTCCTCGACTCTCAAATCTCCCTCGCCGACGCCGTCTCCACTCCCAGAACCGTGGACGATGTCTGGCGAGAGATCGTCGCCGGCGATCGCAGAGACTGCAAAGAGGAGATCCCCGACGAGATGATGACACTCGAGGATTTCCTCGTTAAAGCCGGCGCCGTCGATGATGAAGACGACGGTGATGATGTCAAGATGACGATACCGCTCACGGAGACGCTAAGCGGAAGCGGTATGTTTGCGGTTGATCCTACGTTTCAGGGAATTGAGAGTGTTGAAGGTTCGGTGATAGGGTTTGGGAATGGAGTGGAGGTAGTTGAAGGAGCGAGGGGTAAGAGAGGAAGACCCGTTTTAGAGCAGTTGGATAAGGCTGCTCAACAGAGACAGAGGAGAATGATCAAAAACAGAGAATCTGCTGCTAGGTCTAGGGAACGCAAACAG GCTTACCAAGTGGAATTGGAGTCCTTGGCGGTGAAACTAGAGGAGGAAAATGACAAGTTGTTGAAGGAAAAG GCTGAGAGGACGAAGGAGAGGTTCAAGCAG CTTATGGAAAAAGTGATTCCTGTCGTGGAGCAGCGAAAGCCGCCACGGTTACTCCGTAGGATTCGCTCCTGGCAGTGGTAG
- the LOC101490808 gene encoding G-box-binding factor 4-like isoform X2 has product MASSKLMASSNSINSDPPSSPSSKSQFTTTNFLDNSTLLDSQISLADAVSTPRTVDDVWREIVAGDRRDCKEEIPDEMMTLEDFLVKAGAVDDEDDGDDVKMTIPLTETLSGSGMFAVDPTFQGIESVEGSVIGFGNGVEVVEGARGKRGRPVLEQLDKAAQQRQRRMIKNRESAARSRERKQAYQVELESLAVKLEEENDKLLKEKAERTKERFKQLMEKVIPVVEQRKPPRLLRRIRSWQW; this is encoded by the exons ATGGCTTCTTCAAAATTGATGGCTTCTTCCAATTCAATAAATTCTGATCCAccttcttctccttcttccAAATCCCAATTCACCACCACCAATTTCCTCGACAATTCCACCCTCCTCGACTCTCAAATCTCCCTCGCCGACGCCGTCTCCACTCCCAGAACCGTGGACGATGTCTGGCGAGAGATCGTCGCCGGCGATCGCAGAGACTGCAAAGAGGAGATCCCCGACGAGATGATGACACTCGAGGATTTCCTCGTTAAAGCCGGCGCCGTCGATGATGAAGACGACGGTGATGATGTCAAGATGACGATACCGCTCACGGAGACGCTAAGCGGAAGCGGTATGTTTGCGGTTGATCCTACGTTTCAGGGAATTGAGAGTGTTGAAGGTTCGGTGATAGGGTTTGGGAATGGAGTGGAGGTAGTTGAAGGAGCGAGGGGTAAGAGAGGAAGACCCGTTTTAGAGCAGTTGGATAAGGCTGCTCAACAGAGACAGAGGAGAATGATCAAAAACAGAGAATCTGCTGCTAGGTCTAGGGAACGCAAACAG GCTTACCAAGTGGAATTGGAGTCCTTGGCGGTGAAACTAGAGGAGGAAAATGACAAGTTGTTGAAGGAAAAG GCTGAGAGGACGAAGGAGAGGTTCAAGCAG CTTATGGAAAAAGTGATTCCTGTCGTGGAGCAGCGAAAGCCGCCACGGTTACTCCGTAGGATTCGCTCCTGGCAGTGGTAG
- the LOC101491663 gene encoding sterol 3-beta-glucosyltransferase UGT80B1 isoform X1: protein MMGCNGIEHLCKEVLEEKKGVRQMEDDELVSVAVEVASQQDDDLASSNLEHQSLQVTSLSHRDSVHEGLEHCITAPIGAERNPLIGEDEVMISRSMTEKRVLRRHDLILDRLSEHEKQKLIANLVKIQNDGTVEVDVERSATVASELLELQSFEESTVSGSFISDSKKLVPRLQIVILVVGTRGDVQPFVAIAKRLKEYGHRVRLATHANFKTFVRSAGVNFYPLGGDPRVLAGYMARNKGLIPSGPTEISIQRKQLKTIIDSLLPACTAPDSETGIPFTAQAIIANPPAYGHVHIAEALGVPIHIFFTMPWTPTYAFPHPLARVPQGAGYWLSYIIVDLLIWWGMRGIINSFRKRTLKLPPIAYFSMYRGSISHLPTAYMWSPHVVPKPSDWGSLVDVVGYCFLSLASKYQPREDFVRWIKKGPPPLYFGFGSMPLEDPKRTTNVILEALKETEQRGIIDRGWGNLGNLAEISDNVFLLEECPHDWLFPQCSAVVHHGGAGTTATGLKAGCPTTIVPFFGDQFFWGDRIHQKELGPAPIPIYELNVENLSNAIKFMLQPEVKSRAMEVAKLIENEDGVAAAVDAFHRHLPEELPLPTPSHVEEDNLSPLEWFFDQLAKWCCVPCGGV from the exons ATGATGGGTTGTAATGGGATTGAACATTTGTGTAAAGAAGTTTTAGAAGAGAAAAAGGGTGTTAGACAAATGGAGGATGATGAATTGGTTAGTGTGGCAGTGGAAGTTGCGTCTCAACAAGATGATGATTTAGCTTCTTCTAATTTGGAACACCAATCATTGCAAGTTACTTCTTTGTCACATAGAG ATTCTGTTCATGAAGGTTTGGAACATTGCATCACAGCACCTATTGGTGCTGAGAGAAATCCACTAATAGGTGAAGACGAGGTTATGATTTCTCGGTCGATGACAGAAAAGAGAGTGCTTCGAAGGCATGACCTAATATTGGACAGATTGTCCGAGCACGAGAAG CAAAAACTGATTGCTAACCTAGTGAAGATACAAAATGATGGGACTGTTGAAGTTGATGTAGAAAGGAGTGCAACAGTAGCTTCAGAGTTGTTAGAGCTCCAGTCTTTTGAAGAGTCAACAGTGAGCGGAAGTTTTATTTCTGATTCTAAAAAGTTAGTTCCAAGGTTACAAATTGTCATACTTGTGGTTGGAACTAGAGGCGACGTACAACCTTTTGTGGCAATTGCAAAGAGACTTAAG GAGTATGGTCATCGTGTTAGGCTAGCAACTCATGCTAATTTCAAGACATTTGTAAGGTCGGCTGGTGTAAATTTCTATCCTCTCGGAGGTGATCCTCGAGTATTGGCAGGAT ATATGGCAAGGAATAAAGGTTTGATCCCTTCTGGTCCAACTGAAATATCTATCCAACGAAAGCAGCTGAAGACCATAATTGATTCTCTTCTTCCAGCTTGCACAGCACCTGATTCCGAAACCGGTATTCCCTTCACAGCTCAAGCTATTATTGCCAACCCTCCCGCATATG GGCATGTACATATTGCTGAAGCACTTGGGGTACCTATTCACATCTTCTTTACGATGCCATGGAC GCCAACCTATGCGTTTCCACACCCTTTAGCACGTGTTCCTCAAGGTGCCGGTTATTGG CTGTCATATATAATTGTGGATCTACTGATATGGTGGGGAATGCGAGGAATTATTAATTCCTTCAGGAAAAGAACATTGAAGCTTCCTCCTATTGCATACTTTAGCATGTACCGTGGATCGATATCTCATTTACCAACTGCCTATATGTGGAGTCCTCATGTTGTTCCGAAACCAAGTG ACTGGGGTTCTTTAGTTGATGTTGTTGGTTATTGTTTCTTGAGCCTTGCATCAAAGTATCAACCACGTGAAGATTTTGTCCGATGGATTAAAAAAGGACCGCCTCCTTTATATTTTGGGTTTGGGAGCATG CCTCTTGAAGATCCTAAAAGAACAACAAATGTTATATTGGAGGCGCTAAAGGAGACAGAACAACGAGGAATTATTGACCGAGGTTGGGGCAATCTAGGGAATT TGGCAGAAATTTCTGACAATGTTTTCCTTCTTGAGGAATGCCCTCATGATTGGTTGTTTCCACAATGTTCTGCTGTG GTACATCACGGTGGAGCCGGAACAACAGCTACAGGATTAAAAGCCGGG TGTCCAACAACAATAGTTCCCTTCTTTGGAGATCAATTCTTTTGGGGAGATAGAATACATCAGAAAGAGTTGGGACCAGCCCCTATTCCAATATATGAACTCAATGTTGAGAATTTATCAAATGCTATAAAATTCATGCTCCAGCCAGAG GTGAAATCTCGGGCGATGGAAGTTGCTAAGTTGATTGAGAATGAAGATGGCGTTGCTGCGGCAGTTGATGCGTTTCATCGCCATCTGCCGGAAGAATTACCACTGCCAACTCCATCTCATGTGGAAGAGGACAACTTAAGTCCTCTTGAGTGGTTTTTTGACCAACTTGCAAAGTGGTGTTGTGTGCCTTGTGGTGGTGTGTAG
- the LOC101491663 gene encoding sterol 3-beta-glucosyltransferase UGT80B1 isoform X3 codes for MMGCNGIEHLCKEVLEEKKGVRQMEDDELVSVAVEVASQQDDDLASSNLEHQSLQVTSLSHRDSVHEGLEHCITAPIGAERNPLIGEDEVMISRSMTEKRVLRRHDLILDRLSEHEKEYGHRVRLATHANFKTFVRSAGVNFYPLGGDPRVLAGYMARNKGLIPSGPTEISIQRKQLKTIIDSLLPACTAPDSETGIPFTAQAIIANPPAYGHVHIAEALGVPIHIFFTMPWTPTYAFPHPLARVPQGAGYWLSYIIVDLLIWWGMRGIINSFRKRTLKLPPIAYFSMYRGSISHLPTAYMWSPHVVPKPSDWGSLVDVVGYCFLSLASKYQPREDFVRWIKKGPPPLYFGFGSMPLEDPKRTTNVILEALKETEQRGIIDRGWGNLGNLAEISDNVFLLEECPHDWLFPQCSAVVHHGGAGTTATGLKAGCPTTIVPFFGDQFFWGDRIHQKELGPAPIPIYELNVENLSNAIKFMLQPEVKSRAMEVAKLIENEDGVAAAVDAFHRHLPEELPLPTPSHVEEDNLSPLEWFFDQLAKWCCVPCGGV; via the exons ATGATGGGTTGTAATGGGATTGAACATTTGTGTAAAGAAGTTTTAGAAGAGAAAAAGGGTGTTAGACAAATGGAGGATGATGAATTGGTTAGTGTGGCAGTGGAAGTTGCGTCTCAACAAGATGATGATTTAGCTTCTTCTAATTTGGAACACCAATCATTGCAAGTTACTTCTTTGTCACATAGAG ATTCTGTTCATGAAGGTTTGGAACATTGCATCACAGCACCTATTGGTGCTGAGAGAAATCCACTAATAGGTGAAGACGAGGTTATGATTTCTCGGTCGATGACAGAAAAGAGAGTGCTTCGAAGGCATGACCTAATATTGGACAGATTGTCCGAGCACGAGAAG GAGTATGGTCATCGTGTTAGGCTAGCAACTCATGCTAATTTCAAGACATTTGTAAGGTCGGCTGGTGTAAATTTCTATCCTCTCGGAGGTGATCCTCGAGTATTGGCAGGAT ATATGGCAAGGAATAAAGGTTTGATCCCTTCTGGTCCAACTGAAATATCTATCCAACGAAAGCAGCTGAAGACCATAATTGATTCTCTTCTTCCAGCTTGCACAGCACCTGATTCCGAAACCGGTATTCCCTTCACAGCTCAAGCTATTATTGCCAACCCTCCCGCATATG GGCATGTACATATTGCTGAAGCACTTGGGGTACCTATTCACATCTTCTTTACGATGCCATGGAC GCCAACCTATGCGTTTCCACACCCTTTAGCACGTGTTCCTCAAGGTGCCGGTTATTGG CTGTCATATATAATTGTGGATCTACTGATATGGTGGGGAATGCGAGGAATTATTAATTCCTTCAGGAAAAGAACATTGAAGCTTCCTCCTATTGCATACTTTAGCATGTACCGTGGATCGATATCTCATTTACCAACTGCCTATATGTGGAGTCCTCATGTTGTTCCGAAACCAAGTG ACTGGGGTTCTTTAGTTGATGTTGTTGGTTATTGTTTCTTGAGCCTTGCATCAAAGTATCAACCACGTGAAGATTTTGTCCGATGGATTAAAAAAGGACCGCCTCCTTTATATTTTGGGTTTGGGAGCATG CCTCTTGAAGATCCTAAAAGAACAACAAATGTTATATTGGAGGCGCTAAAGGAGACAGAACAACGAGGAATTATTGACCGAGGTTGGGGCAATCTAGGGAATT TGGCAGAAATTTCTGACAATGTTTTCCTTCTTGAGGAATGCCCTCATGATTGGTTGTTTCCACAATGTTCTGCTGTG GTACATCACGGTGGAGCCGGAACAACAGCTACAGGATTAAAAGCCGGG TGTCCAACAACAATAGTTCCCTTCTTTGGAGATCAATTCTTTTGGGGAGATAGAATACATCAGAAAGAGTTGGGACCAGCCCCTATTCCAATATATGAACTCAATGTTGAGAATTTATCAAATGCTATAAAATTCATGCTCCAGCCAGAG GTGAAATCTCGGGCGATGGAAGTTGCTAAGTTGATTGAGAATGAAGATGGCGTTGCTGCGGCAGTTGATGCGTTTCATCGCCATCTGCCGGAAGAATTACCACTGCCAACTCCATCTCATGTGGAAGAGGACAACTTAAGTCCTCTTGAGTGGTTTTTTGACCAACTTGCAAAGTGGTGTTGTGTGCCTTGTGGTGGTGTGTAG
- the LOC101491663 gene encoding sterol 3-beta-glucosyltransferase UGT80B1 isoform X2, translated as MMGCNGIEHLCKEVLEEKKGVRQMEDDELVSVAVEVASQQDDDLASSNLEHQSLQVTSLSHRDSVHEGLEHCITAPIGAERNPLIGEDEVMISRSMTEKRVLRRHDLILDRLSEHEKQKLIANLVKIQNDGTVEVDVERSATVASELLELQSFEESTVSGSFISDSKKLVPRLQIVILVVGTRGDVQPFVAIAKRLKEYGHRVRLATHANFKTFVRSAGVNFYPLGGDPRVLAGYMARNKGLIPSGPTEISIQRKQLKTIIDSLLPACTAPDSETGIPFTAQAIIANPPAYGHVHIAEALGVPIHIFFTMPWTPTYAFPHPLARVPQGAGYWLSYIIVDLLIWWGMRGIINSFRKRTLKLPPIAYFSMYRGSISHLPTAYMWSPHVVPKPSDWGSLVDVVGYCFLSLASKYQPREDFVRWIKKGPPPLYFGFGSMPLEDPKRTTNVILEALKETEQRGIIDRGWGNLGNLAEISDNVFLLEECPHDWLFPQCSAVVHHGGAGTTATGLKAGCPTTIVPFFGDQFFWGDRIHQKELGPAPIPIYELNVENLSNAIKFMLQPEGFR; from the exons ATGATGGGTTGTAATGGGATTGAACATTTGTGTAAAGAAGTTTTAGAAGAGAAAAAGGGTGTTAGACAAATGGAGGATGATGAATTGGTTAGTGTGGCAGTGGAAGTTGCGTCTCAACAAGATGATGATTTAGCTTCTTCTAATTTGGAACACCAATCATTGCAAGTTACTTCTTTGTCACATAGAG ATTCTGTTCATGAAGGTTTGGAACATTGCATCACAGCACCTATTGGTGCTGAGAGAAATCCACTAATAGGTGAAGACGAGGTTATGATTTCTCGGTCGATGACAGAAAAGAGAGTGCTTCGAAGGCATGACCTAATATTGGACAGATTGTCCGAGCACGAGAAG CAAAAACTGATTGCTAACCTAGTGAAGATACAAAATGATGGGACTGTTGAAGTTGATGTAGAAAGGAGTGCAACAGTAGCTTCAGAGTTGTTAGAGCTCCAGTCTTTTGAAGAGTCAACAGTGAGCGGAAGTTTTATTTCTGATTCTAAAAAGTTAGTTCCAAGGTTACAAATTGTCATACTTGTGGTTGGAACTAGAGGCGACGTACAACCTTTTGTGGCAATTGCAAAGAGACTTAAG GAGTATGGTCATCGTGTTAGGCTAGCAACTCATGCTAATTTCAAGACATTTGTAAGGTCGGCTGGTGTAAATTTCTATCCTCTCGGAGGTGATCCTCGAGTATTGGCAGGAT ATATGGCAAGGAATAAAGGTTTGATCCCTTCTGGTCCAACTGAAATATCTATCCAACGAAAGCAGCTGAAGACCATAATTGATTCTCTTCTTCCAGCTTGCACAGCACCTGATTCCGAAACCGGTATTCCCTTCACAGCTCAAGCTATTATTGCCAACCCTCCCGCATATG GGCATGTACATATTGCTGAAGCACTTGGGGTACCTATTCACATCTTCTTTACGATGCCATGGAC GCCAACCTATGCGTTTCCACACCCTTTAGCACGTGTTCCTCAAGGTGCCGGTTATTGG CTGTCATATATAATTGTGGATCTACTGATATGGTGGGGAATGCGAGGAATTATTAATTCCTTCAGGAAAAGAACATTGAAGCTTCCTCCTATTGCATACTTTAGCATGTACCGTGGATCGATATCTCATTTACCAACTGCCTATATGTGGAGTCCTCATGTTGTTCCGAAACCAAGTG ACTGGGGTTCTTTAGTTGATGTTGTTGGTTATTGTTTCTTGAGCCTTGCATCAAAGTATCAACCACGTGAAGATTTTGTCCGATGGATTAAAAAAGGACCGCCTCCTTTATATTTTGGGTTTGGGAGCATG CCTCTTGAAGATCCTAAAAGAACAACAAATGTTATATTGGAGGCGCTAAAGGAGACAGAACAACGAGGAATTATTGACCGAGGTTGGGGCAATCTAGGGAATT TGGCAGAAATTTCTGACAATGTTTTCCTTCTTGAGGAATGCCCTCATGATTGGTTGTTTCCACAATGTTCTGCTGTG GTACATCACGGTGGAGCCGGAACAACAGCTACAGGATTAAAAGCCGGG TGTCCAACAACAATAGTTCCCTTCTTTGGAGATCAATTCTTTTGGGGAGATAGAATACATCAGAAAGAGTTGGGACCAGCCCCTATTCCAATATATGAACTCAATGTTGAGAATTTATCAAATGCTATAAAATTCATGCTCCAGCCAGAG GGTTTCAGGTGA